AGGCCGGAGGCGCTGGGGCCGTCGTCGGCAGAAACATCTTCCAGCGCGAGAACCCGGAGCCCTTCATAAAGGCCCTCCTCAAGGTCGTACACAGGAACGAGGACCCTGAGGAGGCGGCGAAGGCAGAGGGGCTTCTTTAATCCCTGTTTTCCATTTTACCGGGGTTATCCATTGGGGTTGTTTTCGACTATAGACGAATGTTTTTTCCTCAAACGTCGTTAGACTTTTAAACCCGCAGGCTTAGCCCTGGATAGAGGTGGGAAAAATGGCGAGGGTTGAAATTATTGACACAACCTTCAGGGACGCTCACCAGTCGCTCATAGCGACGCGCCTGCAAACGGAGGATATGTTAGCCATAGCCGAGAAGATGGACAGAATCGGATTCTACTCCATGGAAGTCTGGGGAGGGGCGACTTTCGACGTCTGCATCCGCTACCTCAACGAGGATCCCTGGGAGAGGCTTAGGCTCCTCAGAGAGCACATAAAAAAGACCAAGCTCCAGATGCTGCTGAGAGGCCAGAACGTCGTCGGTTATAAGCACTACCCCGACGACGTGGTTGGGCGCTTTGTGGAACTGGCCCATAAGAACGGGATAGACATATTCAGGGTTTTTGATGCCCTCAACGACGTCCGGAATATGGAGGTTGCTATACGAAAGGCCAAGGAAGTGGGAGCGGAGGTTCAGGGCGCAATAGCCTACACGACAGGGAAGGTTTTCACGCTCGAGTACTACATGAAGAAGGTCGAGGAGCTTCTTGCCCTCGACGTCGACGTCATAACTATAAAGGACATGGCGGGCCTTCTGACGCCTCGGAAGGCCTACGAGCTTGTCAGCGAGATAAAGGAGACCTATGGAGTTCCGGTCAACGTCCACACTCACTCCACAACTGGAATGGCCGTCGCGACCTACCTCAAGGCTGTGGAAGCGGGGGCAGATTTCATAGACACTGCCATAAGCCCGCTCGCCTTTGGAACGGCCCAGCCGGGCATACAGACGATATGGCACGCACTTCCTGAGGCCGTTGGCTCTCATCTCGACCGAGAGTTGATTCACGAGGTCTCACGCTACCTCAAAAAGCTCTTGGACGAGAAGTACTCTGGATTACTCCACAAAGAGGCCCTCATGGTCAACCCCTACGTCCTCAAGTACCAGGTTCCCGGTGGGATGTACTCCAACCTGATAAGCCAGTTAAAGGAGATGAAGGCCTTAGACAGGCTCCAGGAGGTTTTGGAGGAGATACCGCGCGTGAGGGAAGACCTCGGCTGGCCGCCGCTGGTCACTCCAACAAGCCAGATTGTGGGCACCCAGGCGGTCC
The sequence above is drawn from the Thermococcus pacificus genome and encodes:
- a CDS encoding pyruvate/oxaloacetate carboxyltransferase → MARVEIIDTTFRDAHQSLIATRLQTEDMLAIAEKMDRIGFYSMEVWGGATFDVCIRYLNEDPWERLRLLREHIKKTKLQMLLRGQNVVGYKHYPDDVVGRFVELAHKNGIDIFRVFDALNDVRNMEVAIRKAKEVGAEVQGAIAYTTGKVFTLEYYMKKVEELLALDVDVITIKDMAGLLTPRKAYELVSEIKETYGVPVNVHTHSTTGMAVATYLKAVEAGADFIDTAISPLAFGTAQPGIQTIWHALPEAVGSHLDRELIHEVSRYLKKLLDEKYSGLLHKEALMVNPYVLKYQVPGGMYSNLISQLKEMKALDRLQEVLEEIPRVREDLGWPPLVTPTSQIVGTQAVLNVLFGRYERITEEVKNYIKGLYGRPPAEVNPELRKRVLGDDEPITVRPGELLEPMLETCREELEKLGYLEKEEDVLTYCLFPQIAKEFFERRKRGIKTPSMSPSAQTFKLYVNGVEFEVGVEGVDLSALKYLPQIASSAQAPTTAPSTGTALVSVPSVPTAAPTPAPAPVAPVVPAAPTPAPAGEGVVTAPMPGKILRILVKEGDSVKTGQGLLVLEAMKMENEIPAPKDGVVKKILVKEGDTVDTGQALMELG